GAGGAATTATGGTACTGGAGTCAAGAGGCGCAGAACGCTCCGTTCCTTCCGAGGTTTCAGGTGCGAGACACGGAGTCCAGTCACGGTCGTTATGCGACGCAGAGCAAGGTTATCCACGGGATCGATCTCGTTCGATTTCACGGTCATCCATGCGATGGGCTTTTTCGAGGGATGTACGCGATGTCGCAAGCCCTGGCGGTGCTCTTTCCGAATGGTATCATTGACCGGACTGACCTTCGGTTTCTGTCACGGAATAGTCCCTGCCTCGGGGACGTGGGGGCGTATCTGACGGGTGGTCGTGTAAGGTTTGGTACACAAGGCGTACTCAACCGACCGGGAGTATGGTATATTATCCAACGCATATCCACCGGTGAGGCGGTCGAAGTCACCGAACAAGAGGGCTTTTTCCCTCCGGACATCATGGATATGGAGTCTCGGTTATCGAGTCTTTCTGGGGGTGAGCAAGGGCAAGTCGTGTCTGAATTAAGGCGAATGCAGGAGGAATGGGTGAAGATTCGTCTGTTTCCGTCACGACCGGAGGAACATTATGTTGTCCGTAAAATTCAGTGGGACTGGCAAGACGTTCCTTATGAAAACAAGGGTACCCGAACCGATGTTTTGTATAAAGACGTTCCGCTCGGAGGTGAATAAGGCAAGATGGACTCCTTTGAGGACATTGCAGAAATCTATAAATCCCTTGGCGATAAAACAAGACTGCACATGTTGGCGCTGCTCGCCAAAGATGAACTTTGTGTTTGCGAACTTGTGGCGATTTTGGAAATGTCGCAGCCCAGCGTTTCACAACACCTTCGGAAACTCAAACAGGTAGGCCTTGTAAAGGAGCGGAAAACCGCACAGTGGGTTTTCTATTCCCTCCATGGGGCAGAGTTTCCTCTTCTTGATGAAACTGTCGCTTTGTTGCCCGACGTATCCAAAGAGATCGAACAGCTCAAATCACAGGGGCTGCGAGTTCAATGCAACTTGTAAAAGGAGATTGGGGGCGACCTTATGGCTTATTTGGCAGTAGTCATTTTTCTGGTAACACTGGTATTCGTGATTTGGCAGCCGAAAGGTCTCTCCATTGGTTGGAGTGCGCTTGGTGGGGCTGTATTGGCCCTCGTATTTCGCGTGGTCACGTTCCACGACGTGGTCGAAGTCACCCGGATTGTCTGGGATGCAACGCTCGCTTTTGTTGCGATCATTATCATCTCTACGATTCTCGATAAAATTGGATTTTTTGAATGGGCCGCACTCAAAATGGCCCATGCGGCTCGTGGAGACGGGCGAAAAGTCTTTTTCTATGTGACCTTGCTTGGGGCCATGGTGGCGGCCTTCTTTGCGAACGATGGGGCAGCGCTCATTCTGACCCCGATTGTTCTCGAGAAGGTGCGGGTGCTGAGGTTTGACACCAAGCGTATGCTACCCTTCATTATGGCGAGCGGATTTATCGCGGATACCACGTCCCTGCCGCTGATTGTGAGCAATCTTGTCAACATCGTCTCGGCCGATTTTTTCCACATTGGCTTTCTCGACTATGCGGTACACATGATTGTACCTGACGTCGTTGCGTTTGTGGCCAGCGTGCTGATGTTGTATGTATTTTTCAGACGGGACATCCCGAAAGTGTATGACCCGAGTCACCTGAATCAACCTCAGGAAGCCCTGGCACATCAAGGGATGTTTCGGGCTTCGTGGGTCCTTCTTGCCGCTTTGTTGGTGGGGTACATCGCGACTCAATTGCTTCACATCCCGGTGTCCCTCGTCGCTGGAGTGATTGCGGTCGTCTTTTTGGTGGCCGGAACACGGACCAAGGTCATCCAGCCTTGGCAAGTCATTCGTGAAGCGCCGTGGGCGATTGTCGTGTTCTCGATTGGCATGTACGTGGTTGTCTATGGACTCCGCGATGCTGGCTTGACGAATGTCCTAGGCCGCGTGATTCAAGCTTCCACGAGTGGTGGACTCTATGCTGGTACACTGTCGACAGGCTTTATTGCCGCCATTTTGTCCAGCATCATGAACAACATGCCGACGGTCATGATTGATGCCCTCGCCATTCATTCGACACAGGTGACCGGAGTCATGCATCAAGCTTTGGTGTACGCCAATATTATCGGCAGTGACCTCGGCCCAAAGATTACCCCAATTGGGTCGCTTGCCACATTGCTGTGGCTTCACGTTTTGGGGAAAAAGGGAATTCAAATTTCCTGGGGACAGTATTTTAAAACCGGGATTGTACTGACCATACCGGTCCTCTTCGTCACTTTATCTGGGTTGTACGTATGGCTGAGTTTGGTTCACTAAAAATCGTGCAGGGAATAAATGTCGCTGACCTATAATCTAATCCAAAGACCTATGAGGGAAAGAGGGAGAGATCAACGTGAAAAAACCTATTGTGTACTTCATCTGTACAGGGAACTCATGCCGTTCGCAAATGGCCGAAGGATGGGCACGCCACTTTGCCGGAGACAAAATTACAGTACTCAGCGGTGGGATTGAAGCTCATGGACTGAACCTGAGGGCGGTACAGGTGATGAACGAGGCCGGCGTGGACATTTCAAGTCACACTTCGGACTTGATTGACAACGACATTCTCAATCAATCTGATTACGCAATCACGCTATGCGGTGATGCATACGACAAATGCCCAGTGACGCCTCCCCACGTGAGACGCATGCATTGGGGGTTTGAAGACCCAGCTCGTGCGACAGGTACGGAACAACAAGTACTCGATAAGTTCCGAGAAGTCCGGGATGGCATAAAAGAACGTATTGTTAAATTTCTAGAGGAGGAAATCCAGCATCAGTGATCAACGCATGCAGGTTGCTGTCAGTTGCGCGGATTTAGAAGCCTCTTTAAAGTGTTACCGTGCTTTCCTTTGGACTGAACCGAATTAAGAGAACTACCGGGGGTTGGACCTCAAAGGAGCCAATGCTTCACTTTTCATTGAATGTTCGTCCGTTTGAGAAAAATGGGATACCCAATCACATTGAGGAGATGACCAACATGCGACAAGTAGTTGTCGTTGGAACGGGACCGGCAGGACTGACTGCAGCGATTTATTTGGCGCGGGCAAACCTGAGTCCACTTGTGATTGAAGGGAATGAACCAGGTGGGCAGTTAACGCTGACCACGGAAGTGGAAAACTTTCCTGGATTTCCGGACGGGATTACGGGACCAGAGTTAATGAGAAATATGCGCAAGCAAGCTGAAAAATTCGGAGCGGAGTTTTCGCGTGGCTGGGTGACACAAGTGGACCTTTCGGGAAATGGATTTAAACTTCAAGTTGAAGGCATGACCGAGTTAGAAACCCGATCTTTAATTCTCTCGACCGGTGCCTCTGCAAAAATGCTCGGAATCCCGGGTGAGAATGAAAATATTGGGCGTGGCGTGAGTACCTGTGCGACTTGCGACGGATTCTTCTTTAGAGGTAAGAAAATCGTTGTTGTTGGTGGTGGTGGTGATTCTGCGATGGAAGAAGCGAATTTTTTAACAAGATTCGCTTCAGAGGTGCGTATTGTTCATCGAAGAAATGAGTTGCGTGCATCGAAAATTATGCAAGACCGTGCACGTAACAATCCTAAAATTACTTGGAGCTTGAATTGCATACCCGTGGAAGTAGAGTCGGACGGAAACCGTGTGAAAGGACTCAAGGTGATAAATAATGAGACGGGCTTGGAAGAAACGATTGCGACGGAAGGTATCTTTGTTGCGATCGGATACCACCCCAATACACATTTCTTGAATGGGCAAATTGATACCGATGACCTCGGATACATTGTCGTGAAGCCTGGTACAACCGAAACGAATATTCCTGGCGTATTTGCGTGCGGGGATGTACAGGATCACAAATTCCGACAGGCTATTACAGCAGCGGGAACTGGATGCATGGCAGCATTGGAGTGCGAACGATTTTTAGAAAGTGTGGCTGCACATGACGAGTTGGAGGTATAACTATGCAGATTACAGATGCAGGAAAAACGTTTATTGAAGACGTCTTGAAACAGAACAATGCCAATTGTATCCGAGTTGTGTTTGCTGGACAGGGATGTTGTGGCCCGAAATTGGGTCTTTCTCTTGACGAACCACATGATGATGATGTTGTACAAATACTCAACGGGATCAAGGTTTCCATTGAAAATCGTATTGTGCCGCATACGACAAGTCTTACGCTAGACTTTCGGACGACAGAAGTAGGGTCAGGGCTTGTGATGGCTGGACAAAGTAATTGTTAAGGGATCTCATTAAACGTCGTGCGTCTCGGGAGTTTAAGCCGAGGCGCTTTTTCGTGCGTCCGGCATGGGCGTTGTCTCTACGGTGAAAGTCCGGAATGGTGAAGGTAGCAGTAGTCAGTAGCTTAAGCCACGGGTATCTATCGCGAGGTGGAATCTGAAGAAAGGCAGCGGCCGACCTCCGGCCCGAGGTTCACGAACTTGAATTGAGGCTAACGACAGTTGGGCGAGTTTGCGAAATAAGGCTCAGCCCATGCTACCGAAGGCTGTCGAGAGTAAGGAGTGGGTAGGTGGAGGGAGAGACAACGTTCTTATCCCTTGGCTTGGACAGCAGTAGATCTCGTAACCTCTTGCTGCGCCTGGCGTTTCGGGACGTAGGATAACTTCGCGTAGTGCCTACAGCTTTTCTGGGATATATCTTGAATCAGGGATGGAACGTTGCAACCTAATGCTTTGAGAATTTGACCTTATCTCAGGTGTAATCTTCGTTCTTGCCGGATTGGCAGGTCACCAAGTGCATCACGTTCATTAGTGCTAGGTGGTCAATGACAGAATGTGCGGTCAACAAGCCCTACATTGATTCGTTCTATGTCTCGGGGCAGTATAACAGGTGTCAAGGGCTGAGAACCTGGCGTAATGATGTGGGAACGAAAAATGATTCCATGTATTACCTCGACATGCACTGATAAGTCAATACTTTTCGCGGCGTTGGTGTATCATAACGGTAAACCCATCCAGGAAGGATGATTCAACCGTGAAACCCAACAACAGCGAACATAAATTCACCAACCGCCTCATCCACGAAAAATCCCCATACCTCCTGCAACACGCCCACAACCCTGTCGACTGGTACCCATGGGGCGACGACGCCTTTAAGATTGCCCGAAGATACAACCGGCCCATCTTTTTATCCGTGGGCTACTCGTAGCCCTGCGGGGCTACGAGTGGCAATATACGGTAATGGAGTAATATATGGACCTGTCACTGGTGCCACGTGATGGCACATGAGTCGTTTGAGGACGACGAAGTCGCGGCTTTGCTGAATGCCAATTTTGTCTCAATCAAGGTCGATAGAGAGGAACGTCCTGATATCGACAGTGTCTATATGTCCGTCTGCCAGGCTCTGACCGGTGAGGGCGGGTGGCCGCTGACCATTGTGATGACTCCGGACAAACGCCCATTCTTTGCTGGAACCTATTTCCCGAAGGACAAGAAATACGGGCGCATCGGCATTGTCGAACTGCTTCAGCGGTTGTTGCATGAATGGCGTCAGAACCGGGCCAAGATTGAGTCGACGGGAGAGCAGATTACCAAAGCGATCTCTGGACAACACGACCGCACAGCGTCGGAAGAGGGATTCACAGCACAACTCTTAAGTGAGGCTTTTCACAACTTCGCACAAGAATTTGACGCCGACTATGGTGGCTTTGGGTCGGCTCCAAAGTTTCCCACACCGCACAACCTGTCGTTTCTTTTGCGTTATCATCAGCAGACAGGCGATATGGATGCGCTGCACATGGTGACAAAGACACTTTCAGCGATGAGGGAGGGCGGCATCTGGGATCACGTTGGCTTCGGCTTTGCCCGGTACTCGGTGGACAGGCGCTGGCTCATCCCACATTTCGAGAAAATGCTCTACGACAACGCCTTGCTTGCAATCGCTTATTTGGAAGCGTTTCAGGTCACGGGTGAAGCTCTGTTTTCCCGTACTGCAGAACAAATTTTTGAGTACATTATCCGCGAGATGACAGCGCCTGAGGGCGGTTTCTATTGTGCACAGGACGCTGACTCAGAAGGAGAAGAGGGAAAGTTTTACGCTTTTGAAGCTGACGAAATTCGGCGTGTGCTGGCCGATTCGCAGGGCGATCAGACGGCAGACCTCTACTGTGAATATTTTGGTGTCACAGACTACGGGAACTTTGATGGCAAAAACATTCTCAATTCAATTGGAACTCGTGAAGAGGAGTTCTGTCGCAAACACGAAATCTCTCAAGGCGTCCTCCATGAGCAGCTTGAAGCAGCGAGACAAGCGTTGTTTGCAGTACGGGAGAGACGGGTCCACCCGCACAAGGATGACAAGGTCCTGACATCGTGGAACGGTTTAATGATTGCTGCGCTGGCAAAGGGAACGCAGGTGCTTGGAAACCCGCGCTATGCAGACGTTGCCGCGAAAGCAGTCCGGTTCATTCTTGCGCATCTGCGTCGGGAAGACGGCAGATTATTGGCTCGTTATCGCGATGGGGAAGCGGGGATACTTGGCTACCTCGATGATTACGCATTTCTCGCCTGGGGCCTGATTGAACTCTATGAAGCGGTGTTTGACGAATCGTACTTGCAAACAGCGATAGAAGTGTCACGGCAAATGCAGGCGCTGTTTTGGGACGTGGAAAGGGACGGTTTTTTTCTCACCGCATCGGACAGCGAAGCGCTAATCGCCCGGCCCAAGGAGGTCTACGACGGCGCACTTCCTTCGGGCAACAGTGTGGCTGCGATGAACCTCGTCCGCTTGGCCCGGCTCACCGGGGATGTGTCACTTGAACAAGTCACAGAGCAGACCCTGCACGCATTTTCTGCGCAGGTAGAGCATTACCCATCTGGTTACACACATTATCTAATGGCGGCAATGTACGTGTTTACGCCCGGTAAGGAAGTCGTGATTGTGGGGCACCAGGATGACGACGATTATCAACAAATGATTCGAGCTGTCCAAGGACGCCTTTTGCCGACGAGCGTTTGGCTGGTGTCAAATCCGCTTACGGAAAATCGCGTGATGCCCTTTCTCGCGGATTACCACGCGCTTGACGGACGTGCAACTGCGTACGTATGCGAAAATTTTGCCTGTCAAGCCCCCACGCATGACCTAGCGGTACTCGAACGCATGCTCACCGCCCGCAGTTAGGCAACGTGACGACAAAGTCACATGACGACTAAGTCCATCATGAGATGCAGTCAAGAGATTCGGCCAAGAGATGCAGGCAAGGGATTCAGCCGCCAGAGTGCGTAACACTTTGGCGGCTGTTTCCGTTGACGCGAATTCCCGCGAAAATGGCTGAATTGGATCTAGCCAGGTAGTCTTTCCGTAGATTAGTATAAAAGAGAACTGTCTGACCCTGTCGAATCTTGGAGTATCTGCTTGAAGTCGGTCGCAAATCTAATTTTTCTCTCGGATTTGCGTTCTTATTGTCACTTTTTTCAGTATTGACACGTCTCATCATTTAGGACTTGTCCCGGTTCGGCAGTTGCCCTCTGTTTTGTGCCTCGTGAACTTATCTATTCTCGCAGAAGTTTCAGTTACACCTGTAAGGAGGATGACTTATGAACCGCAAAGCTTGGATTGCTTTGTGTACGGCGGCCGGTACAATTGCGTACTCGGCAGTTGCATTTCCCGCACCGCTCGCCATGGCGGCGTCAACCACAGTCAGTCAGCCGTTGTTGAAAATTGGAGATGTGGGTTCCACCGTGAAAACGCTACAAACCGAGTTAAATCTGGCTGGCTACAATGTCGGTACAGCGGACGGCATCTTTGGCCCTGGGACGATGGCGGCCGTAGAAAAGCTGCAGCAGGCTCACCACTTGACCGCAAGTGGTGTCGTTGATGCGTCAACATGGGCGGCACTCCAGGCATCCATGGGTCCGACTGCGTCGGACTTACATACGTCGTCTATCTACTTTAACGGTAAAATTGTCACATCGCCCGCAGCTTTTGCCTGGAATAATACTACATACATGCCAATCTATTACGTCATTCAATTACTCAAAACCATTAACGTACAGAGCCAGTGGGATGGAACGCACTGGGCGCTCACCACTGCGGGCAGCGTGCAGGCAGATGTGTCGGGCTTACCGCTGAACAAGCCAAAACCCGGACAACTTGAGATATCGCTGAATGGGACACCGGTTGCCTATGTGGACGGCA
The Alicyclobacillus curvatus genome window above contains:
- a CDS encoding formylmethanofuran dehydrogenase subunit E family protein, yielding MTEKYEDEELWYWSQEAQNAPFLPRFQVRDTESSHGRYATQSKVIHGIDLVRFHGHPCDGLFRGMYAMSQALAVLFPNGIIDRTDLRFLSRNSPCLGDVGAYLTGGRVRFGTQGVLNRPGVWYIIQRISTGEAVEVTEQEGFFPPDIMDMESRLSSLSGGEQGQVVSELRRMQEEWVKIRLFPSRPEEHYVVRKIQWDWQDVPYENKGTRTDVLYKDVPLGGE
- a CDS encoding DUF255 domain-containing protein, with the translated sequence MKPNNSEHKFTNRLIHEKSPYLLQHAHNPVDWYPWGDDAFKIARRYNRPIFLSVGYS
- a CDS encoding winged helix-turn-helix transcriptional regulator — its product is MDSFEDIAEIYKSLGDKTRLHMLALLAKDELCVCELVAILEMSQPSVSQHLRKLKQVGLVKERKTAQWVFYSLHGAEFPLLDETVALLPDVSKEIEQLKSQGLRVQCNL
- the arsC gene encoding arsenate reductase (thioredoxin), with protein sequence MNVKKPIVYFICTGNSCRSQMAEGWARHFAGDKITVLSGGIEAHGLNLRAVQVMNEAGVDISSHTSDLIDNDILNQSDYAITLCGDAYDKCPVTPPHVRRMHWGFEDPARATGTEQQVLDKFREVRDGIKERIVKFLEEEIQHQ
- a CDS encoding adhesin, giving the protein MQITDAGKTFIEDVLKQNNANCIRVVFAGQGCCGPKLGLSLDEPHDDDVVQILNGIKVSIENRIVPHTTSLTLDFRTTEVGSGLVMAGQSNC
- the trxB gene encoding thioredoxin-disulfide reductase, coding for MRQVVVVGTGPAGLTAAIYLARANLSPLVIEGNEPGGQLTLTTEVENFPGFPDGITGPELMRNMRKQAEKFGAEFSRGWVTQVDLSGNGFKLQVEGMTELETRSLILSTGASAKMLGIPGENENIGRGVSTCATCDGFFFRGKKIVVVGGGGDSAMEEANFLTRFASEVRIVHRRNELRASKIMQDRARNNPKITWSLNCIPVEVESDGNRVKGLKVINNETGLEETIATEGIFVAIGYHPNTHFLNGQIDTDDLGYIVVKPGTTETNIPGVFACGDVQDHKFRQAITAAGTGCMAALECERFLESVAAHDELEV
- a CDS encoding arsenic transporter, with protein sequence MAYLAVVIFLVTLVFVIWQPKGLSIGWSALGGAVLALVFRVVTFHDVVEVTRIVWDATLAFVAIIIISTILDKIGFFEWAALKMAHAARGDGRKVFFYVTLLGAMVAAFFANDGAALILTPIVLEKVRVLRFDTKRMLPFIMASGFIADTTSLPLIVSNLVNIVSADFFHIGFLDYAVHMIVPDVVAFVASVLMLYVFFRRDIPKVYDPSHLNQPQEALAHQGMFRASWVLLAALLVGYIATQLLHIPVSLVAGVIAVVFLVAGTRTKVIQPWQVIREAPWAIVVFSIGMYVVVYGLRDAGLTNVLGRVIQASTSGGLYAGTLSTGFIAAILSSIMNNMPTVMIDALAIHSTQVTGVMHQALVYANIIGSDLGPKITPIGSLATLLWLHVLGKKGIQISWGQYFKTGIVLTIPVLFVTLSGLYVWLSLVH
- a CDS encoding thioredoxin domain-containing protein; translated protein: MAHESFEDDEVAALLNANFVSIKVDREERPDIDSVYMSVCQALTGEGGWPLTIVMTPDKRPFFAGTYFPKDKKYGRIGIVELLQRLLHEWRQNRAKIESTGEQITKAISGQHDRTASEEGFTAQLLSEAFHNFAQEFDADYGGFGSAPKFPTPHNLSFLLRYHQQTGDMDALHMVTKTLSAMREGGIWDHVGFGFARYSVDRRWLIPHFEKMLYDNALLAIAYLEAFQVTGEALFSRTAEQIFEYIIREMTAPEGGFYCAQDADSEGEEGKFYAFEADEIRRVLADSQGDQTADLYCEYFGVTDYGNFDGKNILNSIGTREEEFCRKHEISQGVLHEQLEAARQALFAVRERRVHPHKDDKVLTSWNGLMIAALAKGTQVLGNPRYADVAAKAVRFILAHLRREDGRLLARYRDGEAGILGYLDDYAFLAWGLIELYEAVFDESYLQTAIEVSRQMQALFWDVERDGFFLTASDSEALIARPKEVYDGALPSGNSVAAMNLVRLARLTGDVSLEQVTEQTLHAFSAQVEHYPSGYTHYLMAAMYVFTPGKEVVIVGHQDDDDYQQMIRAVQGRLLPTSVWLVSNPLTENRVMPFLADYHALDGRATAYVCENFACQAPTHDLAVLERMLTARS